Proteins from a genomic interval of Stenotrophomonas maltophilia R551-3:
- a CDS encoding TerC family protein yields MSLEFLADPNVWLTLFTLSALEIVLGIDNLVFISIAVSKLPEHRRPFARRLGIAVACITRIGLLVSLAYLAHMQANLFTVAGMGISIRDLVLIVGGLFLIIKGWMEIKEMITGGEDEDPSTTKTSAVFGYVIAQIAIIDIVFSLDSVITAVGIADHVPVMVAAILLSVAVMLLAANPLGRFIDANPTVKMLALAFILLIGAVLILDGLDVHVPKPYIYAAMGFSVLVEWLNLLMRRRAREHHVPGAGDW; encoded by the coding sequence AACGTCTGGTTGACCCTGTTCACCCTTAGTGCGCTGGAAATCGTGCTCGGCATCGACAACCTGGTGTTCATTTCCATCGCGGTCAGCAAGCTGCCCGAGCACCGCCGCCCGTTCGCACGCCGGCTCGGCATCGCCGTGGCCTGCATCACCCGTATCGGCCTGCTGGTGTCCCTGGCATACCTGGCGCACATGCAGGCGAACCTGTTCACCGTGGCCGGCATGGGCATTTCCATCCGCGACCTGGTGCTGATCGTCGGTGGCCTGTTCCTGATCATCAAGGGCTGGATGGAGATCAAGGAAATGATCACCGGTGGCGAGGATGAGGACCCGAGCACGACCAAGACCTCGGCTGTGTTCGGCTACGTGATCGCGCAGATCGCGATCATCGACATCGTGTTCTCGCTGGATTCGGTGATCACTGCCGTCGGCATCGCCGACCACGTGCCGGTGATGGTCGCCGCGATCCTGCTGTCGGTGGCGGTGATGCTGCTGGCCGCCAACCCGCTGGGCCGCTTCATCGATGCCAACCCGACCGTGAAGATGCTGGCCCTGGCCTTCATCCTGCTGATCGGTGCGGTGCTGATCCTGGATGGCCTGGACGTGCACGTGCCCAAGCCCTACATCTACGCGGCGATGGGCTTCTCGGTGCTGGTGGAGTGGCTGAACCTGCTGATGCGCCGCC